GCCGTTGTCGAATATGGCGAGATGATTGCCAGCATGGCGGGCGTCTTCATCGATTTGCGCGAGCAGCCCGGACACCCGGCCCTCGATCCGGACAAGACGAAAGGCTATCCTGTCGGCAATGCTCTAGCGGCGCAGGCACGCGCAGCCGGTCATAACGGCATTATCTATCCCTCTGTGCGCCATGCGGATGGAACTTGCATCGCGGCCCTGTGGCCCAACGTCGTGCAATCGGTCGCGCAAGGGGCGATGTACCGCCTGACCTGGTCCGGTAACCCGGACTATAGTCGGGAAGCAATCTAGCCGTACGCCGCTTTTGCTACGCCAACCTGCGATCACGCAGCTTCCGACTTGAATATGCAATGCAAAGCCGCCGTGCTGTCCTTCACGAAAGGAGCCAGCCTTGTCGGCAACCCGGATATTGTGGGGTCAGATACTCGTCGTCTTTGCTCTCACGCTCGCAGGTGTGTGGGCGGGTACTCAATGGACGGCGCACGCGCTCGGCTATCAAGCACAATTGGGCGCGCCGTGGTTCAGTGTCTCCGGAGCGCCCGTCTATCCGCCTTATGCCATCTTCTGGTGGTGGTTCAGCTACGAAGCCTATGCGCCGCGCATCTTCGAGATCGGCGGAATGATTGCCGCATCGGGCGGTCTCGTGTCGGTGGCGGTCGCGATCGGCATGTCGGTCTGGCGCGCCCGAGAGATCAGGAACAGCGCGACCTATGGCTCGGCGCGCTGGGCGACCCGTTCCGAAATATCACGCGTGGGCCTTCTGGCAGGCAAGGGCGTCATTATCGGCCAGCATGCCAATCTCTATCTTCGTCACGACGGGCCCGAACATGTGCTCTGCTTCGCACCGACGCGCAGCGGCAAAGGTGTAGGCCTTGTCGTCCCGACGCTGCTGACCTGGCCCCACTCGGCGATCGTGCATGATATCAAGGGCGAGAACTGGGAGCTGACCGCAGGCTTCCGCTCCCGGTTCAGTCGCACGCTTCTGTTTGATCCGACCAATGAGGCGTCGGCAGCCTATAACCCGCTGATGGAAGTGCGACGCGGCATCAACGAGGTGCGCGACGTGCAGAACATCGCCGATGTGCTGGTCGATCCCGAAGGCTCGCTTGAACGGCGCAACCACTGGGAGAAGACCAGCCATGCGCTGCTCGTCGGGGCCATTCTGCATGTGCTTTATGCCGAGCCTGACAAGACGCTTGCCGGGGTGGCGAACTTCCTGTCCGATCCGCGCCGATCGATCGAGGCGACACTGACCGCAATGATGCGCACGCCGCATCTGGGGGAAGACGGCGTCCATCCGGTGGTTGCGAGCGCGGCGAGAGAATTGCTCAACAAGTCGGAAAACGAACGCTCGGGCGTGCTCTCGACCGCCATGTCGTTCCTCGGGCTTTACCGCGATCCGGTCATCGCCAGCGTCACGCGGCATTGCGAATGGCGCATCGCGGACCTCGTGGCACAGGGCCGGCCGGTCACGCTCTATCTCGTCGTCCCGCCGTCAGACATCAGCCGCACCAAGCCGCTTATCCGGCTCATCCTCAATCAGCTCGGAAGACGCCTGACCGAGGACCTGCAGGAAGGTGCCGGTCGCGAGCGGCTTCTCCTTATGCTCGACGAGTTCCCGGCTTTGGGCAGGCTCGACTTCTTCGAAAGCGCGCTCGCCTTCATGGCGGGCTACGGCATCAAGGCCTTTCTGATCGCCCAGTCATTGAATCAGATCGAGAAGGCCTACGGACAGAACAATGCCATTCTCGACAATTGCCATGTGCGGGTGTGCTTCGCGACCAATGACGAGCGAACCGCAAAGCGCGTTTCGGAATCGCTCGGGACCGCCACCGAAACCCGGGCAATGCGCAATTATGCCGGGCACCGCCTCTCCCCGTGGCTCGGTCATTTGATGGTCTCGCGCTCGGAGACGGCGCGCGCTCTTCTGACCCAGGGCGAGATCATGCAGCTTCCCGATACCGACGAAATCGTGATGCTCGCAGGCGTGCATCCGATCCGTGCCAGGAAAGCGCGCTACTACCGCGATCCGCAGCTCAGCAAACGGGTGGAGTGTCCACCGACGGTTGAAAAGCCGGAGTTCGCAGCGGACGAGAGCGAATGGCACGGGAGACATGTGACCGCGCCTTCGCAATTGGAGAAATCGCCGACCGCGTCTGAAGAGTTTCAGGTCGATGATCGCCAGTCCGATGGCGGGATCCGCCAATCCCCTGAATTGCCGGAATACGAAGATGTGGCGCCGCCGCCAGTCGAGATCCCCAACGAATTTGAGTTTGACGACCGAACGGACGACGATCAGGCAAACCGCAATCGCAGAATGGCCGAGCGGATGCAGGCCAATGCGCGGCGCGCTGCGCTCGATCCCGGCGACGGGATCGAGCTATGAGCAAGGGCAACCGTATCAAGCATACGTTCCGCCTGCCGCCAGCCCTTTCCAGGCAGCTTGCAGACTATGCGGGTCGCAAGCGCGTTTCCCAGGCTTCGGTGGTAGAGGCCGCCGTCGGCTCTTTTCTCTCTCCCGATGGATCGGAACGCATGGAAGCGGCCTTCAGTCGACGCCTTGATCGCATAAGCCGACAGATCGGCAAGCTCGACTATCATATCGAGGTCGGGAACGAGGCATTCGCGCTCTACCTCAGGCGATGGCTGGCGGTGACCCCGGCCATGCCGTTTGAAGCCAATGCCGCTGCGCGTGCCGATGCAGAAAAGCGGTTCGACTTCTTCGTCGAAGCGCTCGCGCGGCGCATGGAAACGGGCAGACATCTCGCTGACGATCTCATTCGCGCGGCTTCGGAACCAAGGCTGGGTGAGATTGAAAATCCGGACGGAGACGGCCCTCAACCTCCGGCGTAGCCCTGACAAAGACCTTCGATAGTCCGGCAGGAAAGCGAACCAGCAATGCGGGAGATCATCTGGTCCTCGCCGGTGGTGGCGCTCGCCATCGGCTGCTCGTTATGGCCTCCGCCCGGTTGGGTGGAGACAATTATCTGATCCCTCGGGACCAGTCGTTTCCGATCAGGCTGGCGGCGCTCGATGCGTTTCACTGCTGTGTAGATGGTTCCGCTGCTCCCAGCGTGCGAAACCAGTTGCAGCCCACTGCCTATCAGTCCCACCGCTTCCACTTGCTGCTCGCCATACTTGATGCTTTATCCCGGGCGCCTGAGGGTGTTATGCTAAAAGATATCGCTGGAACCATTGTTTATCGGGGATTGTCCGCGCAGCGCGCCATTGACTGGAAATCGTCATCGCAACGCCGCCAGACCCAGCGTCTCGTGGTTGAGGCGCGGCGAATGGCGTCGCACGGCTATCTCGGCTTGCTTCGCCAAAGCCGGCTCCGCTCTTTTCAAACGCACTGAATGCACTATGGTTTTTCGTGGGGCATGCTGCTGAATTTTGCGGCGCGCCCGGATTGGAACCGGACCTTGAGGGTCGCAACTGCAACTGCTGGAACAGGTGGAATGGAACCGTCTGATCCGGCACCGAGCAGGCGGTCAGGTGGCGGCGTGTTGGATTGCGTGCTGCCGATCGAACGGCAGGTCTATGTACGCATATCTCGCGGAGGAATTCGCAACTGAACTTATCAATGTCCGTTCGGACACTGAACTCGACGGTGCGCTTAAACAGGTTTCCCGGCGCCTTGGCTTCGACCACTTCGCGCTTAGCCTGGAGATGCGTTCGACATCGTGCGAGGCACCGGGCCTGCTATTGCACGACTATCCCGACGAATGGGCGAAAGTCTATATTGCCTTCGACCTCGCAGGGCAGGATCCGGTGCGAAGAGCCTGTGACAAGACCATCATCGGTTTCGCCTGGGACTGGATTGACGAACTCGTCCCTCTCACGCGCGGCGACCGTCAAATGCTCAATGTCGGCCGGGAATGCGGAATTGGCAATGGTTATACTGTTCCGCGGCATTTGCCCGGGATAGGGCGCGGCACCTGCACCTTTGCTGTTCGACCCGAGCGAGAACTGCCCCGACGGCGCTTCGCCGTCGCGGAAATGATCGGGACGCTGGCTTTGAGCTGTGCGCTGGGCCTGAGTTCAGAAAAGTTCGATGAGAAGGTCCCTTCCCTGACCGATCGGCAGCGGGAGTGTCTGCTTTGGGTTGCAAGAGGGAAGACTGCAGCTGAAACGGCCATGATACTCGAAATCAGCACCGAAACCGTCATTCAGCATCTTAAGATGGCCCGCGAGCGCTACCAGGTCCATTGTAAACAGTCCCTCGTCGTCGCGGCGCTGTTCGACGGGTTGATCGGGTTTGCCGACATTATCCGTTGGCGGGACACAGGCTAGTTTTCGCGCCACTGCCTCTCAATCACTCGAACATGGCCGTACTGCCTATTTCGCAACCGTTCAGAAAGCAATTTGACTTCTCTCGGCATTTCGATATTTTAATAGTTATCGAATCATTGGAGTGAGCGATGCAAGCCGACCGCGTGATCCGAGCCCTATCTGCTCTGGCACAGGAGCATCGCCTCGCCGCGTTCCGCCTGCTCGTGCAGGCTGGTGAGCAAGGCGTTGCCGCCGGGGTGCTAGCTGAAAAGCTCGACGTGCCTCCGTCTTCAATGAGCTTTCACTTGGCTCAGCTCGCCAATGCGGGGCTGGTCACCCAGCGGCGCGAAAGCCGCTCGATCATCTATTCGGCGGACTATGCCGCGATGAATGGCCTGATGGGCTACCTCACTGAAAATTGCTGCGGCGGCCTCTCCTGTTCCGAGGATGCCGCCTGCCTTCCTTCTCCTCAACGAAAGAGCGCCTGATGAAACGCTTTCACGTGCATGTCGGCGTGACCGACATCGACCACTCTATTGCCTTCTATTCAAGTCTGTTCGGTGCCGAGCCCGACGTGGTGAAGGCCGACTATGCCAAGTGGATGCTGGAAGATCCGCGCATCAACTTCGCGATTTCGATGCGCGAGGCTGCTGCCAAAGGCATCGAGCATGTCGGCTTGCAGGTCGAGGACAAGAGCGAACTCGAAGAGGTCTATGGCCGCCTCAAGGCTGCTGACCGCCCGGTGCTCGAAGAAGGCGCGACGACCTGTTGCTACGCGCAATCGGAAAAGAGCTGGATCGCCGATCCTGATGGCGTGGTGTGGGAAGCCTTCCTGACCGAAGGCGAAAGCACGACCTATGGCGGCAGTCCCGATCTCGACCAGCTAGCCTCGGCGAACGCTGCTTCGAGCGCCTGCTGCGCACCGCAACTCGCTCCCGCCAAGACGTCCTGCTGCTGAAGTCCCATGTCAGACCAACCGATGAACGTGCTGTTCCTGTGCACGGGCAACTCCGCTCGCTCGGTCTTGGGCGAGGCAATCCTCAACCATGACGGGGCAGGCCGCTTCAAGGCCTACAGCGCCGGAAGCAATCCGACCGGCAAGGTAAATCCCTGGGCGATCCATACGCTCAAGACCCTGGGCTATCCGGCAGAGGGCTATTCCTCCAAGAGCTGGAGCGAGTTTGCCGATGGACCGGAGTTCGATCTCATCTTTACCGTCTGCGACAGCGCAGCGGCTGAATCCTGTCCGGTCTGGCCTGGTCGTCCGACCTCGGCGCATTGGGGCATTCCCGATCCGGCGGCTGTCGAGGGCAGCGATGCGGAGAAAGCAGCGGCCTTCCTCGATGCCTTCTGCATGCTGAAGCGCCGTATCGACCTGATGCTTGCGCTCCCGATTGCGAGCCTTGAGCAAATCGCCCTGCGCGAAAAGTTGCAAGCCATTGGCCACGAGGCGGATGAACAATGACCGCTGCAGCTGCTGACATGGACGCCCGCGCGGCGGGGCTAGGCCTGTTCGAGAAATGGCTTTCGGTCTGGGTCGGCGGCGCGATCCTCGCCGGGATTGCGCTCGGCAATGCAGCGCCAGAGCTATTCGCCTCGCTAGCGGGCATCGAATACGCCTCGGTCAATCTTGTCGTCGCAGTACTGATCTGGGCGATGATATTCCCGATGATGGTGGCGGTCGATTTCGGCGCGGTGCGTCGCGTCGGTGACAAGCCAAAGGGCCTGATCATCACGCTGGTAGTGAACTGGTTCATCAAGCCTTTCACGATGGCTGCACTTGGCGTGTTGTTCTTCGAGGTCGTCTTTGCCGACCTGATCGCGCCTGCCGATGCCCAGCAATACATCGCCGGGCTGATCCTGCTGGGTGCGGCCCCTTGCACCGCGATGGTCTTCGTATGGTCGCAGCTCACCAGGGGCGATCCTGCCTATACGCTGGTGCAAGTCGCGGCGAATGATCTCATCATGATCGTGGCCTTCGCGCCCATTGTCGCGCTGCTGCTGGGCGTGACCGACATTGCGGTCCCGTGGGAGACGCTGCTGCTCTCGGTCGCGCTCTATGTGGTCGTGCCGCTCGCAGCCGGTGCCATTGTGCGGCATCGGCTTCTCGCGACCCATGGCGGCGATGAAGCGGCGGTGTCCGAATTCACGGGGCGCATGAAGCCGCTCTCGATCATCGGCCTGCTGCTGACGGTGTTGCTGCTGTTCGGCTTCCAGGCGGAAACCATTGTCGCCCGACCGCTGTTGATCGCGCTGATTGCAGCGCCCATTGTTGTCCAAAGCTACGGCATCTTCTTCATCGCTTATGGCTGGGCCAAAGCGTGGAAGGTCCCGCACGCAGTAGCCGCGCCCTGCGCTCTTATCGGCACGTCCAATTTTTTCGAACTGGCGGTGGCGGTTGCGATCGGCCTGTTCGGCCTAGGGAGCGGAGCTGCTTTGGCTACGGTGGTAGGCGTCCTCGTAGAAGTGCCTGTCATGTTGTCGCTGGTAGCGATCGCCAATCGGACGCGTGGTATATTCCCTTTGGCTTGATGCGGATGTGCCTCATACCGGTCTGGGGGCGAGCAAGATGACGCCGGCGCCTACAAGGCAGATCGCCACGCCCAGAGTGTCCCACCGATCGGGCTTCACGCCTTCTGCGATCCAAAGCCACAAAAGCGCGGACAGAATGTAGACCCCGCCGTAGGCAGCATAAGTTCGACCTGCATGCTCGGCATCGACCAGCGTTAGCAAATAGGCAAAAAGGACGAGTGAAGCCACGCCCGGAACGAGCCACCAAGCCGACTTGTCCATACGCAACCACGCCCAGAAAGCGAAACAGCCCGCAATTTCAGCAATTGCAGTACCGAGATATGCGAGAAAGGTCATCATCTGACCTCTATCGAGATTTCGACTGTCGATCGCAAACGGGATTACCCGGTTGATGGCTTTACTGGACCAAGCGAGGCGCAACTACGATAGCATGGAGCCAAGATCGGAGCCCACGCTCGGATACACCGATACCATTTTCTTGAGATCGCTTGTTGTCAGTCCAAGTCGGATGGCCAAACCGAAGAAATTAATGATTTCGCCATATTCGGGTCCGAGCAGATGGGCGCCCAGGATAGTGTCGCTGTCCTTATCGATTATAACCTTGGTTGCAGCGCAGCTTTCGCCAACGCGAAGGTTGGAATACCAGTCGCCGGTGTCATTCTCGACGACGCGGATATCGTGCCCGGCCTCTCGTGCATCCTGTTCGAGCATGCCAACGCGGGTTAGCTCCGGTACGGTAAATACAGCGCTCGGAACTCCCGAATAATCCGGCTTGGTCCGGTTGCCCTTGAGCATATTGGACGCAGCTACCTTGCCCTCGAAAACCGCGACAGGCGTAAGCGGGGCACCCTGCGTATCGGCGGCATCCCCGGCAGCGTAGATTTTCGGGTTGGACGTGCTTTGCAGGTAGGCGTTGACCGCAACGCCCTTGTCACCTGCCTCGACATTGGCTGCGGCCAGATCGAGCTGATCAATTGCCGCGACGCGGCCCGCCTTGGACGACGAGATCGGCGCGCAAATCTTTCGTTTCGCTACCCGTTTCTACCGTGACAAGAAAGTCCGTCCCGTCCTTCTTGATGGATTTGAGTGACGTGCGCCGTCGCAGTTGGACGCCGACTTCCTCGCCTCGCGCGACGAGTCTTTCAACAAGATCGGCATCGAAACCTTTAAGCGGTCTCTCGCCGCGATCGATCATGCACACCTCGCTGCCGGCGCGTGCTGCGATATGGCCAAACTCGAACGAGATGAAGCCGCCGCCGATGAACAGGATGCGTTCGGGCAGCGCATCGAGCCGCATGAACTCGGTGCTGTCGGTAAGGTGTTCGGAGCCGGGAACATCTATCGTCCGCGGCTTGGCACCCGTTGCGATCAGGAAATGGTTTGCCTGAAACTGCCCCTCGCCGTCGATTTCGACGGTATCTTCGCCGACGAAGCGCGCTTTCCCGTGAAGGGTAGTGACGCCGTTGCTCTCCAGACCGTTTTCGATCCGACCGGGCATTTTGTCGGTGAACGTCTGCGTGAAGGCGACCAGATCGGGCCAGTTGATGGCGATGTCGTTCGGTTCGATGCCCTTGCCGTGCATGAGCCGCGCTGCGTCGATGATTTCCGCCCCGCGGCGGAGCATTTTCTTCGGATCGCAGCCGCGCAGGGCGCAGGTGCCGCCATAAGGCAGTTCGTCGACCACCGCGACCGACCAACCGGCTGAGGCGCATTTGTTGGCGGCATTTACGGCCGCCATACCAACACCCAGCACTATAAGATCGAAGTTTCGCGTACTCATCTCACCGCCCTCCGCAACATGTGGCGCCCTTGCGATCGGCACGCGTTTCCTGGATCGGCGGGCAGGGGATGGTGCCGAATGAGCAGAAGACACAGCAATCGCCCGCATTGGGGCGGAGTTTCACACCGCAACCATTGCAATCGTAGAAAAACCAGCAGGCATCCGTCGGCATTCTTTCGAGCTTTTTGTACCCGCAAGTAGGGCATGTGATCTCGGACTTCAGTTCGATCATAGCGCGCTCTCTGAAAGGATCGCCGGATATCCGGCCTCGGTCGACGCCGCGGCGATCGCGCTTGTGGTTGTTCGCTCAGGATCGAACTGCGCAGTCGCCGTCCTGGTCTCGTAATCGATAGTCACCTCGTGCACGCCTGCCACGCCTTCCATCGCGCGCCGAACCGTTATCGGGCAGGTCGCGCAGGTCATATTCTCGACCGCAAAACTTGCCGATTGCAGATGCGCGGAATTTTGTTGAACCCGTTCGTCGGAGTTTGGCGGAAACAAGGTCGCTGCCCAGATACCCGCTCCGGCCAGTCCCAGTATCGCAACTGCGACGATCATCGTCTTCTTCATCTTTCGAACTCCTAGTAGAATTGCGGCGCCCACCACTCGACCGTGGACGAGGCAGCGACCAATACGGTCGCCAGCCACAGGGAGCTTTTGACGAGCAGGTTTGCTCCGGGCCGCGCGCAATATGTTCCGTCTTCGCAAGGTTCGGCTTGCCGAAAATAGACGTGCCGGAATCCAAGGGCCAAAAAGACAACCGCAATGGCGATAAATACCCATTTGTACGGTTCGAGCGCAGTGAGATTGCCGATCCACGCGCCGCTGATGCCAAGGCTCAGCAATAACAGCGGGGCAATACAGCAGGACGAGGCGAGTATCGCGCCGAGCGTCCCGCCGCTCGCCCATAAGCGCTGCGCGTTCTTGTGCATTTGATCGACCATGGAAACCAATGTACTCCCTGTAGTAACTACAGGTTCAAGCACTAATTGGCATATGGCTCATGACAGCATCGCAAGTGATCAAACGGGGAGAACTGGCCAGACGGTCGGGCTGCAACCTTGAGACAATCCGCTACTACGAGAACATCGGTCTGCTTCAGCCTCCCGAGCGTACGGCAAGCGGGCACAGGCTCTATCCACCCGGCGACCAGGCGCGGCTCGGCTTTATCTTGCGCGGCCGCGATCTGGGTTTTTCGATCGAGGAGCTCAAAAGCCTGCTCAGCCTCGTTGATTCGCACCCCTACAGCTGCGGCGAGGTTCGGGATCTGACCAATAACCATCTGGCCAGCGTGCGAGCTAAAATTGCTGATTTGACTAGGTTGGAGCGCACGCTAGCCGATGTATCAGCCCGCTGCGAAGGCGGTGATGTTCCGGAATGCCCCATCATAGATACGCTCTTTGGTCGTGGTCCTGGCGCCCGATAGTGAAGCTATGCCGTCGGAACGGGTGCGCGTCTTGAAGCTATTTCGATCGAAGCCGGATGCGACGAGGCGAGGGAACGAATATGCGCCCTGTCCGTCCCCTCACTACAGAGCCTCGTCATTTAACTTTTGATAGCTTTCCATGCCGACCACCATTCTGATTGTCGAAGACGAATTCCTCATAGCTGTCGAAATGGAGGCGGTGGTTCACGATCTCGGTCATGAATCCGCAGGCATAGCCGACGACATGCAATCGGCATTGGCAAAGGCTTCAGACGCGATCGATGTGGCGCTCGTCGATGTCAATCTGGCCGATGGAGCCACTGGTCCGAGGATCGGCGAGAAGCTTGCTGCGGATTTCGGGATCGAGGTTATTTTCGTAACCGCCAATCCCGCACAACTCGGCGAAGGGGTGAGCGGAACGCTGGGCGCGCTGGAAAAACCGGTCGATCTTAGCATTCTCAAGCAGGTTCTCGACTATGTCATTGCGGTCCGGAAGCCAGCTCGTGGAACACCAATGCAACCGGCGTGGCGGCGCGGCTTTCGACCGCGATATCGGGGCCGGAAATAGCAATCCTTCTTTCGGAAAAGGCAGGATAGGTCTCGAAGATCGTCGCAAGCAGCGTGGCGAGGGTCACTTCCTTGCCCTCGGGCTGGGACTTTTCGCTGTGGGGCCGGACGAATTCGTGCGCGCGCCCCAGCGCGGAAATCCGGCCCAGCAGGTCGCGCGACGCTTCACCGAACGCTTCATTTGCGCGCGCTGTCAGGCTGATCAAACCGGAAACAATCGCGAAGATGTTCTTGATGCGATGGCTGAGCTCTTGACTCAGGATTTCGTTTTGGAGGGCGGTGCGCTTCAGGCTGTCTCTTACCGGCGTCATGCTCACTCCGAAATCGTCAGCGAGTCGCATCGCCTCAAGCTTCGTACCGGCCCGGAAGCGCCCTTCCAGCAATGCATCTTTCAACCGCCTGTACGTAGGCTCGAGGACGTGAGCGGGACTCATCGTCCGCCGCGGCGCGTCTTGGCGAACTCACGAACCGCTTCTTTCTGGTCGGGGCGCAGACTATCGGTTGCCTGAGGGAATTCGGGCACCTTGTCGCTCAGCAAAACCGACGGGCATTGCCCTTCGAAATTACCCAGGTTCGGACGGTGCTGCACATATCCGGCGAGCTCGGCGAGTTCGGGAGAGAACTCTTTTGCTACTGCTGGTGGATAGGCCAGCCAGAGATTCTCGTAGGGTTTGAGCCAGCCGAGACTGTAGCCGATTACGACACCGCGGCGGACATCCTCGGTCTGGTTTGGTCCCGCTCCATGGACGGTGGAGCCGAGAAAGCAGATCGCATCGCCGGGCTTGCAAACAGCTACTATGGGATCGTCGAGACTTTCGAGATTGTCGACAGGCTTCCTGTGCGTCCCGGGGTAGATGCGTGTCGCGCCATTGAGGCGAGTAAATTCGGTCAGCGGCCAGATGACGTTGAGAAGATATTCGTGATCGCCCTTGCGGCCTGCCCACATATCCTGATCGCAATGCGGAAACTGTTCTATCTCGCCGGGATGGATCGCGATCGCCTGGGCGACATTGAGCTGTATCCGGTCGCAGGCGCTGCCGAGAATTGCGCGGGCGAGCGATAGGACTAGCGGCTGCAGGACTAGATCGCCTGCGACCTGCGACCGGCGAAGCAGGCTTCCAAACCGTTTGGTCCGATGGCCATAGAAGTCTCCCTTGCCGAGGGGCGCCTGCGCAAATGCACCTTCCAGGTCGGCATCGAGTGCGGCGATCTGTTGCTCGGCGACAAGCTGCGGAATGATGCAATAGCCATCCTCTTGCAGCTGATCGAGCCAATGCGCCTCCCTCGGCCCAGTCATGCTGCCAGCTCCATGCCGCCATAGGCTTCCGGCTTAGGATTGCGGCAGTAGATCCCTGCGTTGGCGAGTTGCGCGCGTGTATCTTGGTCGATGTCGATCCGAAGAGCGACAAGCTGCTGCCCATCGATAGAAACGCACGGTCCAAGCTGCTGGCAGCGCCAGCCGAACTGGGCGATCTGACGGAACCAGGGCACTGGGGCGACCGCCGAATAACCAGAGATCCCTTCCGATATTGCAAAATCGGCGAGTGCGGAGACGAGCTGGTTGCGGACACTCCGGCGATCAGCGCGCGGCAACGTGGGATCGATACAGAATCGGGTAATCTCGCGAAATGCCTCATCCTGCGGAACAGGTCCGGTGCACAGCTGCGGAAAGAGATCGCGTAAGATATGAGGTCCATCAGAACGCAGGAGCCGGGCCGATGCGCGATGCTCGCACTTTTCGCCGGTGAGGACGAGATAGGCGGCCGAGGGCGTATCGAACTGGTCGATTTCAAAGGTCCCGTCGAGCACCGGAACGTCCCACCCAAGAAGATCCACGAACACGCGCTTGCGCGCCTCGAACATGGCGCGAAGTGCCGGATC
The genomic region above belongs to Qipengyuania spongiae and contains:
- a CDS encoding phytanoyl-CoA dioxygenase family protein; protein product: MTGPREAHWLDQLQEDGYCIIPQLVAEQQIAALDADLEGAFAQAPLGKGDFYGHRTKRFGSLLRRSQVAGDLVLQPLVLSLARAILGSACDRIQLNVAQAIAIHPGEIEQFPHCDQDMWAGRKGDHEYLLNVIWPLTEFTRLNGATRIYPGTHRKPVDNLESLDDPIVAVCKPGDAICFLGSTVHGAGPNQTEDVRRGVVIGYSLGWLKPYENLWLAYPPAVAKEFSPELAELAGYVQHRPNLGNFEGQCPSVLLSDKVPEFPQATDSLRPDQKEAVREFAKTRRGGR
- a CDS encoding HWE histidine kinase domain-containing protein — its product is MLEGRFRAGTKLEAMRLADDFGVSMTPVRDSLKRTALQNEILSQELSHRIKNIFAIVSGLISLTARANEAFGEASRDLLGRISALGRAHEFVRPHSEKSQPEGKEVTLATLLATIFETYPAFSERRIAISGPDIAVESRAATPVALVFHELASGPQ
- a CDS encoding mercuric transporter MerT family protein is translated as MVDQMHKNAQRLWASGGTLGAILASSCCIAPLLLLSLGISGAWIGNLTALEPYKWVFIAIAVVFLALGFRHVYFRQAEPCEDGTYCARPGANLLVKSSLWLATVLVAASSTVEWWAPQFY
- a CDS encoding MerR family transcriptional regulator, which codes for MTASQVIKRGELARRSGCNLETIRYYENIGLLQPPERTASGHRLYPPGDQARLGFILRGRDLGFSIEELKSLLSLVDSHPYSCGEVRDLTNNHLASVRAKIADLTRLERTLADVSARCEGGDVPECPIIDTLFGRGPGAR
- a CDS encoding response regulator produces the protein MEAVVHDLGHESAGIADDMQSALAKASDAIDVALVDVNLADGATGPRIGEKLAADFGIEVIFVTANPAQLGEGVSGTLGALEKPVDLSILKQVLDYVIAVRKPARGTPMQPAWRRGFRPRYRGRK
- a CDS encoding acyl-homoserine-lactone synthase, with product MFEARKRVFVDLLGWDVPVLDGTFEIDQFDTPSAAYLVLTGEKCEHRASARLLRSDGPHILRDLFPQLCTGPVPQDEAFREITRFCIDPTLPRADRRSVRNQLVSALADFAISEGISGYSAVAPVPWFRQIAQFGWRCQQLGPCVSIDGQQLVALRIDIDQDTRAQLANAGIYCRNPKPEAYGGMELAA